The sequence AGGAGTACATATCACTtggttaatttttttaaattaaagatacTACCACTTTGGTTTTTCAAAAGGTCCAAAGgtagttttaaatattaaaggtACTACAACTTTACTTTATTCGAGACACAAAGATATTTCCAAATAGATTATCATTGTTTGTCGTGTACTACCACTTGAGTTTTTTCAAGACATATACCACACGTATACTTGGcgtttttttacctttgtttaaaaaggtaattttgtacgGATATCACAACTTTTTTTAGTATGCATACAAAGATACATATCACTTggtttactttttttaattatttattaccaactttttgtaaaactaaaaCATGAATACCTTTAGCACCTCTAGGCCattgttttttctttatttgtgcGTCATCAATTTCAATCCAAGATGTACCTTCTCTACACATATTTGTATAATGGCCTTCCTCAATATTTGGGCCATAATGAAATACAACATTCATTACTTTATACTGCTGTTTAGCTATTAATACTTTAGTTGTTGGTATGGcagataaattaaacttttgtgGTATATTATACGTCTATGCTCGATTACTCTTTCGCTGGCTCTTTCACTCTCGCTGTCGCTCACTCGAGGACTATAACGTACAAATCATACCTAGATATATCGCTAGCGCTCTCTTGCGACAGAAGTATCAACGATACAACTTTGTGGTCGATGATGACGACCATGACGACCTTTCTTACATGTAAATTTCGAGATTTCGACTTTGGGTCataatatctccgctcgtagggcacgtaggaaaaaaataaaaacacttattaTGCAAATCGCAGCCAAGCTATCGAGTGCGCCTACTCAGAACTTGTTGATCAATTCAGCCATtattgagatctgataatctTGCGTACCCGCTGCCCACCAACTACCGTAAAGGAGTCACAATGCGGTCTCGCGCAGCACTTGGCACGaaacactaccgtgtctcttgataagataaagtgagatatcctatttatttgaattaaaatgaaacaatctGTATATTAACACGTTGACCGACCAGCATAAATTAAGTATGTCATACCATTCTGTATAtccttttattaaatataattgttattataaaaaacttgcaaattatttatataattctgcTAATTACGTGAAAAGAACTGTCATCCATATATGGGGGACGTGGCAGTCCACGTGTAAAAATTGAACGACAGAAAAAGTTTTGACTGAGAAAGAagttaaaagaggaaagcgaattaatatagcttaacaaattttattttcacattttaatcatcagAATaagtaaagtttaatttatcgcgtCAAATTTGTTCagaatcacaaatacaagattttcgggttggtcaattaaaattggacaccctatatattataatcaaaagtcgacaccaaatatattgtaataagataaagtgagatatcctatatattataattaaaatgggaCAACCTGTATATTAAAAGTGAACGAAACAAAAAGGTTTTGACTGAGAAGAGacttaaaagaagaaaacgaattaatatagtttaacagattttattttcacattttaatcatcggaataagtaaagtttaatttatcgcgtCAAATTTGTTTAGAATTACAAATACAAGATTTCCCCAgttggtcaattaaaattggacaccctatatattataatcaaaagtcgacaccaaatatattgtaataagataaagtgagatatcctatatattataattaaaatgggaCAACCTGTATATTAAAAGTGAACGAAACAAAAAGGTTTTGACTGAGAAGAGacttaaaagaagaaagcgaattaatatagcttaacagagtttattttcacattttaatcatcgaaATAAGGATTAATTTATCGCGTCAAATTtgtttgtatgtatgtatgattTATTGATCCCCTCAGGGTTACAATCTGTACATAAACACTTAACCTAATCTTAGCCAACTTAAAAACTATCTTAAAAACTATCTTACACTAACTTAACCTACTTATTCTACTCGTGCGAGTAGAGACGAGGAAAGCTACCttccctcctctccctctacacacacacacgcacgcacgcacgcacgcacccacCTCCTCCCTCGGACTTCCGTTTCCTCTTGCTTCCCTATCCATAGTTTCCTTCTTTcactttttttccattttaagatctttcttccatttcttttcttttcctttctccccCACACATCTCCTACCTCCTCTCACTCACTCTACTCCCCGCATTCTTCTCACCCCTATACctcactctcactctctctccaACCACTCCTCATCCTCACCTTCCTTTTCATCCTCTTCTTCATTTCTCCCCCTTCCcatcctcttctttcttcctctaaTTCCCTCATCCACCATTCACCCTCCCCTTCCGCCCCTAATACCCACCCCACCGCATTCTGCCAACTTCCTCCTCCATTCTTCCATTCTCTGCATTCCTCCCAGACGTGTTCCTATGTCTTCCTTTCCTTTCTACACAACCTGCATactcttttttcttcattcttcCAGTACATTCCTCCACCCATTTCATTTCCTAGCCTAAACCTTGCTACTCTTCTCCATCTACTTTCCCCCATCCCTTCTTCAAGTATCCCGGCAGTCCTCTTCCCTTCACCTCCTTATACCAATTGTTATATCTCGACTCCCTTATCCTCTTCCACCTCTCCTCCGTCTGCTTCTCCTTATTCATTTTCTCTATTACTCCATACCAAAAccttccctcctctctctttttctccatttCCTCTATCTTCCATCCCTTACCCTCAAaatgtctttttctctcctcttcccaTCCCTCTTccacttttcttctctttgctCTCTCCTTCACTTCCTCCCAACATCTTCTCGTCAATACCCCTCCCCTTCCCTCTTTTAACCTTTTCTCAAACCCCCATGCCCTCTTCGCCGCCCTTCCCCtcaatttctctctttgcaATTCTTCCCTTATTAAATAGCTCGGTCTTTTTCCGTCTACACCTAGACACCATCTCAAATACCTTTCCTCTAATTTCTTCatctcctctctttcctcccACCCCCAGATCTCTACTCTATAAGCTAACACCGTCCAAACCAATTTATCAAATAACCATAATTTTCTACCCATATCTTTACCAAACCTCCTTTTTCCTATACTCCAAATCTGCCCCATTACCGCTGTAGCCCTTCTTACTCTATCCCTCACATGCGCGTCTTGATTCCCATTTCTTTGAAACACATACCCTAGATATTTAATCGCTTTGACCTCTTCTGTTTTCTTCCCTTTCCACCTCCATATCCTTTTATCCatccttcctcttccttttctaAATCTCACTACCATCGTCTTGTCACTATTTAATTCCAATTTCTTTTCCTCTAGATATTTTTCCAGCCTCACCATTATACTCTTCATTCCCTCTTTGTCCTCTGACATCAACACAACATCATCCGCATACGACAATGAATAAACCCTTTCCCTTCCTAACCTCACTCCTCCCCACCTCACCTTCCCCATCTCTTCCTCCAAATCCGCCAGCaccatattaaataaaatagagcTTAACGGACATCCCTGCTTCACCTCTCTTGCCGTCCAAAAACTTTCTCCCTCCTCTTCTCCCACTCTCACCTTACTCTTTGTCCTTACTCTCTCACTATTTCCTCTATTCTACACACCAGCCCCTCCctaatcttcttttttcttaacgCCTCTATTAATACACCTCTGTCCATTGAATCGAAAGCTGCCTTCAAATCTACAAATAACGCAATTAACTTCCCCTTCTTTCTCCCTATCTGCCTGTTCACCAAGTAGttcaacacataaatattatctattGTCCCCAATCCCTTTCTGAATCCTGTTTGATTCTTTTCTAAACATCCTTCTCTTCTATCTTTATCTTCAATCTCTCTGCCAGGATCATCACATAAATAACCTTGTATAACGTAGACATTAGTGTCACTCCTCTATACTTTTCCGCCACCTTTCCTTCTCCTTTCTTTATGATCGGCACTATCAAACCCTCTTTCCACCCTTCCGGCCATCCTTCTCCCTTCCACATCCTATTCCAAAAACCCCATATCCATTCTATTTCCTCTCCTCCATACTTCCATACTTCGTTCGGTATCCCATCCCCTCCCACCGCCTTTCCATCCTTcaattttccaattatttctcttatttctGTCCTGCTTatctcctcctcttcgtctctctccctcacccCCCTCCTTTCTCCCCTAACCACTCTACCCTGCACTCTTCCCAATAGCCTCATAAAATGTTCTTTCCACTCTTCCATTTCTATAcctttattaaatcttttcttctttcttctatccctatttattatttcccaCACCTCCTCTTCCCTCCTCACActctctgcttctctctccTGTCTCTCattcatttctttcttcttattttcgcATAATTGTTTATACTCTCTTTTACTTttcttatacagggtgtcccgggttttaaccgacaaactgcaggagcatattctactagtgaaaataagaaaaaattcttatatcgagtttgcttagaaatgctttattacaaagttataaaccaatattgaaaagaaatatgagataagtaacaacggattttttcacaaaaataaaaattatgtacgcaatgatttagtgacgcatttcaaaatgttgtccttgcacatcgatacaagctagacatcgacgtagtacagaatttgttacagtacgacattcctgaaaattttgttgcatctcagtaactgaattagtaattcgttgctttaaatcttcaagcgagattacttctgtactgtaaactttattttttaaagttccccataaataaaaatcaagaggcgttaaatcgggcgatcttggaggccagaaaaccggtcctcctcgaccaatccacctatgagcataatgttcatctaaccagtttctaacttgtctagcatagtgcaatggacaaccgtctaactgtatccagctgttttggcgaagatttaagattctttccgagcgtcgtcggtgtcttagagctgaacgaacatcatcatattcattcataggtcgaaatgaacccaaattacgtaattggaaatgggtattactaaacacagaactatctggtactctcctgttaggaaatctacgttgatactctcgtacggcagctcgtgcatttccgtcacagaatccgtacacgaaatgaatatcagtgtattcctcatttgaaatacttttggcattctgatagtaattgctagttcacacgacgattgaaatctaacagctactgttgtgaaagtaacaatcatactgaatcgtttcaacatagtgaacatgaatacatgtgaatacacataacataaacatcttcgaccttccaaattctacactatgttccgttgttacttatctcatatttcttttcaatattggtttataactttgtaataaagcatttctaagcaaactcgatataagaattttttcttatttccactagtagaatatgctcccgcagtttgtcggttaaaacccgggacaccctgtatatcttcCCCGAACTCCACCCTCCTCTCCACCTCCTCAATTCCTTCTTtacctctctcttttctctcctaCATTCAACATCCCATCccctattttttctttctttatcccCTATTACTTTCCCCGTCCCCTCCATTGCATCTCTCAACCTCCCCTAACCCTTCCCATTCTTCTCCAATTTCTCCATCTCCTAGCGCCACCTTCTCCAACCTTTCTCTGAATATTTTCCTCCCCTCCTCATTACaaactcctctctctcttctacgCCACCCCTCCAATCCTTCTCTCTGCTCACCTCACCCTTTATCTTCACTACCACTGCCTGATGATCCGAGTCTATTCTGTCTGCTACTCTCATCTCAATTACACTTTCCCTTATCTCTCTATCTCCTATTATACAATCAATGACCGTGCACCCCTTCCCTCCCGTAAACGTAAATTCTCCTCTTTCATCCCCCCTCGTATTACCATTAAGTAACACCCATTCCTTCTCCTCcaaaaaatttaacaaaattctaCCCTCCCTGTTTACTTTCCCATCTCTCGACTTCCTACCTCCGCCTTCTTCCGCCTCTTCTCCCATCAATATTCCCCCTTCACTTCCCGTTCTCGCATTAAAATCTCCTCCTATTATCGTTTTAACCCCCTTCTTCTTTCCCTCCACCCATTCTTCAATTCCTTCTAACTTCTCTTCAATGTCTCCGTTCACATAAACTCCTACTACTTTTCATCTGTCTTTTCCACACCTTATCTTTCCCACCATTAAATCTTCCTCACCTACTTCCACTTTTTTCCCTTTATCCATCATTCTTTTCCTTATACCCATTACCATACCTCTCATCGCTCTTCCTATCTTACTCTTCCTCTTCGCTTCTTGCATCGCCCATACATATCCCTTCggtaatttactttttaactTTTGCCATCCTCTCCCTTCCACCCACGTTTCCGACAATACCATAAGATCCCACTCTTTTAAACTCTTCCAAAAATCTTCATCCTTATTATGTAGCCCCGCCACATTCCAAAATGCTACACTCCAATCCTTACCTATCTCCTCCTTCGCCCCCCTCACTCTCATCCACTCTTCCCTCTCTAGTttccctcttctcttctctcctccttcTTTTCTCCCTGCATCCTCTCCCTTCTCCTTCCTTTCTCATCCTTTAACACTTCCTCACTTTCATCCCATTTCCACCATTGTTCTTCTATTCTAATCCTCCCATAACCTATCCACACCCTCCtcccttttctttcctcttctctaGCTATCTCTTCCAACCTCCATCTCATTTTCCTCTCTATCCACGTCCAGTCCTCCATTactctctcctttcttccctttaactcttttttctttttcattatctctctcttttgctcttCATTTTTAAGCTTCACCAAAATTGATTCCTCCCCATTTTCTCCTACCCCACCTATTCTTTTAAAATCAAGAATCTCTACCTTTGCTCCTATCTGATTTATCAAATTCTGTACCGCCTCTTTTCTCCTCCCCTCTTTCACCTCTATacctcttattattatattctttctcctctcttctttATCCTTCCACTCAATTCTACGCTCTATTTCCCCCATTTTCTTTTCCCAGCCTCTCTTAACCCCCTCtgcaatttcttcttttcctctccccTCTCTAATTCCCCGCTCCACCTCCATCTTCCTCTCCAACCCTTCCACTCTATCTCTTAGCTCCATCCTCTCCTctttcccctttctctcttgctccctTATTTCCTCTCTCATGCTCTCTACTTTTTCAATCAATCTTCTCACCTGCTCTATAATCTTTTCATTAGCTTTTTCCAGCAAAAATTTAAACTCCTCTCTTATGACCTCCCTTATTTACTGTCCTATTATCTCTCcaccctctctccctttctctggCGACCTCGGCGTTTTCTTACTTTCCATAAAcacctcttcttcctctcctccacttccttcttttaacaattctcTCTTCCCTTTACTTACTTTCACTACCGCCCATGCctttttctccattttcctTATCACTTATCTTTATCACTTGCTAGCTTATTACACTACCGCCCTCTGTCTTCACCCACTCTCCTCTATTTCTCCTCACTACTCTATGCCTGTCCACCTTCTCTCTACACGTCCCCTCTCTATCCTCGTCTTACTCTTTGACCAGATTCTAACCTCACTTAGCCTCTTACTTTATCTCGTCCACTtactctcctctctctcaaCCAATTCACTCTCCTCCActttttctcactctctctcccctctgCTCCTCACACACTCAACTCTCATCTCTAAACTCcactctcactctcttctCCACCATCGCTAATATTCCTCCGCTAAAACCTGTGTTTGTCACCTTAGCACCGGAAACGGAAGTCCGCGTCAAATTTGTTtagaatcacaaatacaagaTTTTCGAgttggtcaattaaaatcggacaccccatatattgtaatcaaaagtgaacacccagtatattataatatcggaaatacaagtttttcggttagtcaataaaaatcggacaccctatatattgtaatcaaaagtGAAcacccaatatattataatatcaaatatacaaGTTTTTCAGTTTGTCAAGTAAAATCGGACaccatgtataatatattcaaaagtcgacaccctgtataatatcatTAGATACTGTGAGATA comes from Ooceraea biroi isolate clonal line C1 chromosome 8, Obir_v5.4, whole genome shotgun sequence and encodes:
- the LOC105283545 gene encoding golgin subfamily A member 6-like protein 6 gives rise to the protein MVLADLEEEMGKVRWGGVRLGRERVYSLSYADDVVLMSEDKEGMKSIMVRLEKYLEEKKLELNSDKTMVVRFRKGRGRMDKRIWRWKGKKTEEVKAIKYLGYVFQRNGNQDAHVRDRVRRATAVMGQIWSIGKRRFGKDMGRKLWLFDKLVWTVLAYRVEIWGWEEREEMKKLEERYLRWCLGVDGKRPSYLIREELQREKLRGRAAKRAWGFEKRLKEGRGGVLTRRCWEEVKERAKRRKVEEGWEEERKRHFEGKGWKIEEMEKKREEGRFWYGVIEKMNKEKQTEERWKRIRESRYNNWYKEVKGRGLPGYLKKGWGKVDGEE